A stretch of Pseudoprevotella muciniphila DNA encodes these proteins:
- a CDS encoding SGNH/GDSL hydrolase family protein, with protein MRNYFITAILAVAFVLSACAQTENTDNAAQQGNAAESVAKQGNDSVNVVILGDSNTWIGGDDCDKPKGWNYWFRRFFAPATCKSYARSGATWTNTNVTKYNVEENIGRLGNDNVIYNQVCRLKNAVGSGSQVKPDLIIIGCGTNDAWFLSKRPKALDTTADQAFAYRDGLITSKKPSQVLSLAESVRYNCEILMEAFPEAQIILLAPLQTTATSPELIRKTAEIIEGCGSHLSLNVIRLDRDAGIYATQEKVAFRYTYDGTHTSEAGARRIGAYVARQVGTILNM; from the coding sequence ATGAGGAATTATTTTATAACGGCAATCCTTGCCGTTGCATTTGTTTTGTCTGCCTGCGCACAGACAGAAAATACCGACAATGCTGCACAGCAGGGCAATGCTGCCGAAAGTGTTGCGAAGCAGGGCAACGACTCCGTCAATGTGGTCATTCTCGGCGACTCCAACACATGGATAGGCGGCGACGATTGCGACAAGCCCAAAGGCTGGAACTATTGGTTCAGGCGTTTCTTTGCGCCTGCCACATGCAAGAGTTATGCCCGGAGCGGAGCCACGTGGACCAATACCAACGTGACCAAATACAATGTGGAAGAAAATATCGGCCGTCTGGGCAACGACAACGTCATCTACAATCAGGTTTGCCGCCTGAAAAACGCTGTCGGGAGCGGCAGTCAGGTAAAGCCCGACCTTATCATCATCGGTTGCGGTACAAACGATGCATGGTTCCTCAGCAAACGCCCCAAGGCTTTAGACACAACTGCAGACCAGGCTTTTGCCTATCGCGATGGTTTAATCACATCGAAAAAGCCCAGCCAGGTGCTCTCTCTTGCCGAAAGTGTACGCTATAACTGTGAGATACTAATGGAGGCTTTTCCCGAAGCGCAGATCATCCTGCTTGCACCCTTACAGACCACGGCAACAAGCCCGGAACTTATACGCAAGACAGCCGAAATCATTGAAGGTTGTGGCAGTCATCTCAGCCTAAACGTCATCCGTCTGGATCGCGATGCAGGCATCTATGCCACACAGGAAAAGGTGGCTTTCAGGTACACTTATGACGGCACACACACCTCCGAGGCTGGCGCACGCCGCATAGGTGCATACGTAGCGCGCCAAGTGGGCACGATACTGAACATGTAA
- a CDS encoding MBOAT family O-acyltransferase: MVFSDLFFLFVFLPAFMLFYLAATWIDNATSGDKIRKSCTCRNFALVIFSLIFYAWGEPVYVFLMLGSVVVNYFAGRVIDSQERHRKLALIIGLICNLGILAVFKYLNFFTEILSNIGLHVDNPHIALPIGISFYTFQSISYLVDVYRRESPAQKKFYNLLLYISMFPQLIAGPIVRYDTVAREISNRHVSMDDFADGVFRFSLGLGKKVILANQFAVIADQFLKDGIGDLTTHGAWLGIAAFTLQIYFDFSGYSDMAIGIGRCLGFHFKENFNHPYCCDSMTDLWRRWHISLGSFFRDYLYIPLGGNRRHQMLNIFVVWFLTGMWHGASWNFILWGLYFAVLLVFEKHTLLKMKKAVLDRKQNLFTRTFILFPGWVFMHAYALFFLVLGWGIFYFEDLSQCGSFFTALFGGGKENVLLTTQSVIYDNFWLWIVGILFCLPIRKYAARTVTVITGKGSKAEDVIFTTTRLAFTLAVLVISVSLLVGATNNPFLYTRF, from the coding sequence ATGGTTTTCTCCGACCTTTTTTTCCTGTTTGTCTTCCTCCCCGCGTTCATGCTCTTCTATCTGGCAGCAACGTGGATAGACAATGCCACATCCGGAGACAAAATCCGGAAGAGTTGCACCTGCCGCAACTTCGCGCTCGTTATCTTCTCACTGATATTCTACGCATGGGGCGAACCGGTCTATGTATTCCTCATGCTGGGCAGCGTGGTGGTCAACTACTTTGCGGGAAGAGTCATCGACAGTCAGGAACGCCACCGCAAACTGGCGCTCATCATAGGTCTCATTTGCAACCTCGGCATACTCGCCGTGTTCAAATACCTCAACTTCTTCACCGAGATACTGTCCAACATCGGACTGCACGTTGACAACCCCCACATAGCATTGCCCATTGGCATCAGTTTCTACACCTTCCAGTCGATATCCTACCTCGTCGATGTTTATCGCAGGGAGTCGCCGGCACAGAAGAAGTTCTACAACCTGTTGCTCTACATATCGATGTTCCCGCAACTCATAGCAGGTCCTATTGTGCGCTACGACACTGTGGCACGCGAAATCAGCAACCGCCATGTCAGCATGGACGACTTTGCCGATGGTGTGTTCCGTTTCTCCCTCGGATTGGGCAAGAAAGTGATTCTCGCCAACCAGTTCGCCGTCATAGCAGACCAGTTCCTCAAGGACGGCATAGGCGACCTCACCACCCATGGCGCATGGCTGGGCATAGCCGCCTTCACCCTGCAGATCTATTTCGACTTCTCTGGCTATTCGGACATGGCAATAGGTATTGGCAGATGCCTCGGATTTCATTTCAAGGAGAACTTCAACCACCCATATTGCTGCGACTCTATGACCGACCTGTGGCGCCGCTGGCACATCAGCCTCGGCAGTTTCTTCCGCGACTATCTGTACATCCCGCTCGGTGGCAACCGAAGGCATCAGATGCTCAACATCTTCGTGGTATGGTTCCTCACAGGTATGTGGCATGGTGCCAGTTGGAACTTCATCCTCTGGGGACTCTACTTCGCCGTTCTCCTCGTTTTCGAGAAGCACACACTCCTCAAGATGAAGAAGGCTGTGCTGGATAGGAAACAAAACCTATTCACGAGAACTTTCATCCTCTTTCCCGGATGGGTTTTCATGCACGCATACGCTCTCTTCTTCCTCGTGCTGGGCTGGGGCATTTTCTATTTTGAAGATCTCAGCCAGTGCGGTTCTTTCTTCACGGCACTCTTCGGTGGCGGGAAGGAAAACGTCCTGCTGACCACCCAATCTGTTATCTACGACAACTTCTGGCTTTGGATAGTAGGCATTTTGTTCTGCCTGCCTATACGCAAATATGCAGCCAGGACTGTTACGGTGATTACAGGCAAAGGTAGCAAGGCTGAAGATGTGATTTTCACCACGACGCGCCTCGCTTTTACGCTCGCAGTGCTTGTCATCAGTGTGTCGCTACTTGTAGGCGCCACAAACAACCCGTTCCTCTACACAAGATTTTAA
- a CDS encoding CapA family protein, with protein sequence MLSQLLIAMLMASDTLTITFTGDILLDRGVRQYVEHRGTDYVFSHFVDSVFRHSDLVVANLECPATKIRQPAYKRYIFRAEPEWLLSLKRHGITHLNLANNHSVDQGRTGLADTKRNIEAAGMIPVGAGDNMTEAARPVLLASSPRKVYLLTSLQMPLENFSYLPEKTSVSNEPLDSLLVKIHRLKTSDPQCCVIVSLHWGAEHTLKPAPQQRRQAHQLIDAGADALICHHTHTMQTIEQYKGKPIYYSIGNFIFDQKKPVNSKACMVKMIITKDSSHTETIPIEIRECVPCRAE encoded by the coding sequence ATGCTAAGCCAACTGCTCATCGCCATGCTGATGGCAAGCGACACGCTGACCATCACGTTTACCGGCGACATACTTCTCGACCGCGGTGTTCGACAATACGTGGAACACCGCGGCACAGACTATGTTTTCTCACATTTCGTGGATTCTGTCTTCCGGCACAGCGACCTCGTCGTAGCCAACCTCGAATGCCCTGCCACGAAAATCCGACAGCCTGCCTACAAACGCTACATCTTCCGCGCCGAACCCGAATGGCTACTGTCACTGAAACGGCATGGCATCACCCACCTGAACCTTGCCAACAACCACAGCGTTGACCAAGGCAGGACAGGACTTGCCGACACGAAGAGGAACATCGAAGCGGCAGGAATGATTCCGGTAGGCGCAGGCGACAACATGACAGAGGCTGCAAGACCTGTCCTGCTGGCTTCATCGCCGCGTAAGGTTTATCTCCTGACCTCCCTGCAGATGCCGCTTGAGAATTTCTCCTACCTGCCCGAAAAGACATCGGTCAGTAACGAACCCCTCGACTCCCTGCTCGTTAAGATTCATCGGCTGAAAACCTCAGACCCACAATGCTGCGTCATCGTCTCCCTGCATTGGGGAGCAGAGCATACCCTGAAGCCGGCACCCCAGCAACGCCGGCAAGCCCATCAGTTGATTGACGCCGGTGCCGATGCCCTGATTTGCCATCACACCCATACCATGCAGACCATCGAACAATACAAAGGGAAACCCATCTATTACAGCATCGGCAACTTCATCTTCGACCAGAAGAAACCTGTCAACTCGAAGGCATGCATGGTGAAGATGATCATCACCAAAGATTCGTCCCATACAGAGACCATACCCATTGAAATCAGGGAGTGTGTGCCCTGCCGGGCAGAATAA
- a CDS encoding DHHW family protein has protein sequence MKKIILLAVIAFCLTTQAEAQENDFPPVRCGTYVNTVNADAPARKTAKGLIIAGKGAEVRAFSAYSVSTSGCDAYAAAANKYKETFGDKVDVYCMPVPTQSSFYTPDAASAWSRSEADGINRIFSQLRDDVIPVNVFDTLGAHAAEPIYNRTDHHWSPLGAYYAAREFAAVAEVPFRDLSSYEEHVIPGYVGTMYMYTKDMEVKNNPEEFVYYTPKDIEYTTTFIDYKLSKDRKTIIGTSEPFEGPFFKERQNTGAAYLTFVGGDSRIVRVQTPTNNGRRVLLLKDSFGNAIAGYLFYSFEQVHIVDCRYFKKNIKKYVEDNGITDIVFGNCIVLAQAPQTPRAYERYLVQ, from the coding sequence ATGAAAAAAATCATATTATTAGCAGTCATAGCATTCTGCCTCACCACACAGGCTGAAGCACAGGAAAACGATTTCCCGCCCGTAAGATGCGGCACGTATGTGAACACAGTGAATGCCGATGCGCCAGCCCGCAAAACGGCAAAGGGACTCATCATTGCCGGCAAGGGTGCAGAAGTGCGCGCTTTCTCGGCTTACAGTGTATCCACAAGCGGTTGTGACGCCTACGCTGCCGCAGCAAACAAATACAAGGAAACATTTGGCGACAAAGTGGATGTTTACTGTATGCCGGTGCCCACGCAAAGTTCGTTCTACACACCCGATGCTGCAAGTGCATGGTCGAGAAGTGAAGCAGACGGTATCAACCGCATCTTTTCGCAACTGCGCGACGACGTTATTCCCGTCAATGTGTTCGACACGCTTGGTGCACATGCCGCAGAGCCCATATACAACCGCACAGACCACCACTGGTCGCCCCTCGGCGCATACTACGCTGCACGCGAATTTGCCGCTGTGGCAGAAGTGCCCTTCCGCGACCTCTCCTCGTATGAGGAACACGTCATACCAGGCTACGTAGGCACGATGTATATGTACACCAAGGACATGGAAGTGAAGAACAACCCTGAAGAATTCGTGTACTACACGCCAAAGGACATCGAATACACCACCACTTTCATAGACTACAAACTCTCCAAGGACCGGAAGACCATCATCGGTACCTCGGAGCCGTTCGAGGGACCGTTCTTCAAGGAACGGCAGAACACGGGCGCGGCATACCTCACCTTCGTAGGCGGCGACTCGCGCATTGTACGCGTGCAGACACCCACCAACAACGGCAGGCGCGTCCTTCTGCTCAAGGACAGTTTCGGAAATGCCATAGCCGGCTATCTCTTCTATTCTTTCGAACAAGTACACATCGTGGACTGTCGCTATTTCAAGAAAAATATCAAGAAATATGTGGAAGACAACGGCATCACCGACATCGTGTTCGGCAACTGCATCGTCCTGGCACAAGCCCCGCAAACACCAAGAGCCTACGAGAGATACCTCGTACAGTAA
- a CDS encoding TonB-dependent receptor produces the protein MKKGSLLLLLAVAIGVSAKGNTNPANTDIVPPTDITADGDTSRVTNLETAIVVASPKETSLLRKQALSVSLISKDDLDNRGSNSLKEAATLSANFYMPQYGSRLTSAAYIRGIGSRINSPAVGLYVDNMPFHDKTAYDFNFIDVDRVDVLRGPQSTLYGRNTMGGLIKIHTADPFTHYGTDIAFGATSRSGGKKAQFNTFLHNKDNTLAASVGAFYEGQRGFFRNVTRGSKADKSDAAGVKSRIAWQANRNLRFDVNLSYEYSDERACPYVLLADTITHNTTGVIPQNRQSLYQRNLFNAGLGITWEAPNFILSSITAYQHLKDRLFMDQDFTAIDIFSLEQRQRLNGISEEISVKSKPGKWWQWTTGVFANHQWTNTSCPVTFYGDGVDYLNSQFTRIFSNPAMPAMSLAFNEQDIPFTAKFRTPNMNAAIFHQSTLHDLFVKGLSLTVGLRLDYDRHKLELNSMTARDIYYAFAMPSFRINAVMSSNPAFAGKTDYDTWQLLPKFALQYDFGKDKGNVYALVSRGYRSGGYNIQNYSDLSQTLLRRQMMINVQDYVTRTINAMPLPDASKERAIAGMTGAMAANIPEEPAIDQLQYEAETSWNYEVGTHLNLFGQALQLDASLFMIETRNQQLARFTESGFGRVLVNAGKSRSCGAEVSLRAAMLSNRLLLTAGYGYTHAVFTNYDLGMNNGINVDYTDNRVPFVPEHTVNAALDFRQPVSTTWLKAVSAGVDVFGAGNVYWNEANTMREPFYAVMGARIGLEFAKNISIGIWGKNLTGNDYRTFRFVNMNRTFAQYGTPRHFGIDLNVHF, from the coding sequence ATGAAAAAAGGCTCACTACTTCTGCTCCTGGCGGTGGCGATAGGCGTTTCCGCAAAGGGCAACACTAATCCTGCCAACACAGACATTGTTCCTCCCACGGACATCACCGCCGACGGCGACACGTCGCGCGTAACGAACCTTGAGACTGCCATTGTGGTGGCTTCGCCGAAAGAGACATCTCTGCTCAGAAAGCAAGCCCTGTCGGTGTCGCTCATTAGTAAGGATGACCTCGACAATAGAGGTAGCAACTCGCTCAAAGAAGCTGCCACACTGTCTGCCAATTTCTATATGCCGCAATATGGTTCGCGCCTCACTTCGGCGGCTTACATTAGGGGCATCGGCTCGCGCATCAATTCGCCTGCTGTGGGGCTTTACGTAGATAACATGCCTTTCCACGACAAGACGGCATACGACTTCAACTTTATCGACGTTGACCGCGTGGATGTGCTTCGCGGTCCGCAATCTACCCTCTATGGGCGCAACACGATGGGCGGACTCATCAAGATTCACACCGCCGATCCCTTCACTCACTATGGCACAGACATCGCCTTCGGTGCCACATCGCGCAGCGGAGGCAAGAAGGCACAATTCAACACGTTCCTCCACAATAAGGACAACACGCTTGCCGCCAGCGTAGGTGCCTTCTACGAGGGTCAGCGCGGTTTCTTCCGCAACGTAACGAGGGGTAGCAAAGCAGATAAGAGCGATGCCGCAGGCGTGAAATCGCGCATAGCATGGCAAGCGAATCGAAACCTGCGATTTGATGTCAACCTAAGTTACGAATACAGCGACGAGCGCGCTTGTCCGTATGTTCTCTTGGCAGATACCATAACGCACAACACAACAGGTGTGATTCCTCAAAACCGACAGAGCCTCTATCAGCGCAACCTCTTCAATGCGGGACTGGGCATCACATGGGAGGCACCGAACTTCATCCTCAGTTCCATCACGGCATATCAGCACCTGAAGGACCGCCTCTTCATGGACCAAGACTTCACCGCCATCGACATCTTCAGCCTCGAACAGCGACAAAGGCTCAACGGCATCTCTGAGGAGATTTCCGTCAAGAGTAAGCCTGGAAAGTGGTGGCAGTGGACAACGGGTGTCTTCGCTAACCACCAATGGACAAACACGTCGTGCCCTGTAACGTTCTACGGCGATGGTGTAGATTACCTCAACAGCCAATTTACGCGCATCTTCTCCAACCCCGCCATGCCAGCAATGAGCCTCGCTTTCAACGAGCAGGACATACCTTTCACGGCTAAGTTCAGAACACCCAACATGAACGCAGCCATCTTCCACCAGTCCACACTGCACGACCTCTTCGTGAAAGGCCTCTCGCTCACAGTGGGACTGCGCCTCGACTACGACCGCCACAAACTCGAACTGAACAGTATGACCGCGCGCGACATATACTATGCTTTCGCTATGCCTTCGTTTAGGATTAACGCGGTGATGTCGTCCAATCCTGCATTCGCAGGGAAAACAGACTACGACACGTGGCAACTCCTGCCAAAATTTGCTTTGCAATACGACTTCGGGAAAGACAAGGGAAATGTTTATGCCCTCGTGTCGCGTGGTTATCGTAGTGGGGGCTACAACATCCAGAACTACTCCGACCTCAGTCAGACACTGCTGCGCCGCCAGATGATGATCAACGTGCAGGACTACGTGACCCGAACCATCAATGCCATGCCGCTGCCCGACGCCAGCAAGGAACGCGCCATCGCAGGCATGACGGGCGCCATGGCAGCCAACATACCCGAAGAACCCGCCATCGACCAACTGCAATATGAAGCCGAAACTTCGTGGAACTACGAAGTGGGCACACACCTCAACCTCTTCGGACAGGCGCTGCAACTCGATGCCTCGCTGTTCATGATAGAAACGCGCAATCAGCAGTTGGCGCGCTTCACCGAGAGCGGATTCGGACGCGTCCTCGTCAATGCCGGAAAGAGCCGCAGTTGCGGTGCTGAGGTATCACTCCGTGCTGCCATGCTCAGCAACCGCTTGCTTCTCACAGCAGGTTATGGCTATACCCACGCAGTATTTACCAACTACGATCTCGGCATGAATAATGGCATCAACGTGGACTACACCGATAACCGCGTGCCCTTCGTGCCTGAACACACCGTCAATGCTGCCCTCGACTTCCGCCAGCCCGTCAGCACCACATGGCTCAAGGCTGTCAGTGCCGGCGTGGACGTATTCGGAGCAGGCAATGTGTATTGGAACGAAGCGAACACCATGCGCGAACCTTTCTATGCTGTGATGGGTGCACGCATCGGCTTAGAATTCGCCAAAAACATTTCCATCGGCATCTGGGGCAAGAACCTCACAGGCAACGACTACCGCACGTTCCGGTTCGTCAACATGAACCGCACCTTTGCACAGTACGGCACACCGCGACACTTCGGCATCGACCTGAACGTGCATTTCTAA
- a CDS encoding DUF3160 domain-containing protein gives MKKLFLTLASVIVAMTMNAQKKPHPVIIPGKAHIDVERLNKKLPLNIDVSSLSIAETRILRNAPAARQGYCFMEGDLRGLFDATSWYSEKMWDRYSKEEDNKAAPIKYSPEEKAFIKKLEDHENQLKAKNNDVPDGMMTNMDNIINPFQLNDFEPRLYNAIAKNGFAIVPDKKDQLFHIYENNDYRQFPSFVTTDLYLQAFHMFFDCLLKETEQQKFSPMVTDFIKQNYDLMKQEAATATDAKIKAAAEHNTAYYAIAYALITGKVLPVAASYTEMVKEEIAHVNDAGTFYSEFLGYTSEREMPKFIYNIYRPRGHYTRNETLQRYFRAMMWLQNVPFGTDKDDQLQQALLMAQTVGSNHKLTKMYNDLTAPITYLMGMPDDVSILQVYKEIQKSGCTLTELFNDDAKFEAIRTALEELSKKQSRIKPKFLMSSAYKICLMPQRYMPDGEVLQEMVDYDNSPTLRGTPKGLDVLASIGISPAERILIEELKEQQNWNMFTSNLERMKTRMGEIDWDQTVANKWIASLKDVNSKNKKYPNFMQTPQWEKKNLNTALASWAELKHDAILYAKQPMAAECGGGGPPDPIVKGYVEPNIAYWTKAIELIDATMDVLKRFGLETEKGTTAAADLREQAEFLLNCSMKELAGHKLTEQEYNQIRVIGSTFEYITLNLVTEPDEFLSEWSEVNGADKSIAVVADVYTANGLNNPNKSVLYEAVGPAHEIYVVVEIDGYLYLTRGAVFSYREFQEDVAAPRTTDEEWQKSLETQPDKGIPNWMKEIIVPLEKESLDNEYIFYSSGC, from the coding sequence ATGAAAAAGTTATTCTTAACCTTAGCAAGCGTTATTGTCGCAATGACAATGAACGCACAGAAGAAGCCCCACCCCGTCATCATTCCGGGCAAAGCCCACATCGACGTGGAGCGACTCAACAAGAAACTACCCCTCAACATTGACGTGAGCAGCCTCTCCATTGCAGAGACACGCATCCTGCGCAATGCCCCGGCAGCACGACAGGGCTATTGCTTCATGGAAGGCGACCTGCGCGGACTCTTTGATGCCACCTCGTGGTATTCTGAAAAGATGTGGGACCGCTATTCGAAAGAAGAAGACAACAAGGCAGCACCTATTAAGTATTCACCAGAAGAGAAGGCTTTCATCAAAAAGTTAGAAGACCATGAAAACCAATTGAAGGCAAAGAACAACGATGTGCCTGACGGCATGATGACCAATATGGACAACATCATCAACCCATTCCAGTTGAATGATTTCGAACCACGCCTCTACAACGCCATCGCCAAGAATGGTTTTGCCATCGTGCCTGACAAAAAAGATCAACTCTTCCACATCTATGAGAACAACGACTACCGCCAGTTCCCCAGTTTCGTAACGACAGACCTCTATCTCCAGGCATTCCACATGTTCTTCGACTGCCTGCTCAAAGAGACGGAGCAACAGAAATTCTCGCCGATGGTAACGGATTTCATCAAGCAGAACTACGACCTGATGAAGCAAGAGGCAGCCACAGCCACCGATGCTAAAATAAAGGCTGCAGCAGAGCACAACACCGCCTACTATGCCATTGCATACGCCCTGATTACGGGGAAAGTTCTGCCAGTGGCAGCATCCTACACTGAAATGGTGAAGGAAGAGATAGCACACGTGAATGATGCCGGGACCTTCTACTCCGAATTCCTGGGCTACACCTCTGAAAGAGAGATGCCCAAGTTCATCTACAACATCTATCGCCCACGCGGACACTACACCCGCAACGAAACGCTGCAACGCTATTTCCGCGCCATGATGTGGCTGCAGAATGTGCCCTTCGGCACAGACAAGGACGACCAGTTGCAGCAAGCCCTGCTCATGGCACAGACTGTGGGTAGCAATCATAAGTTAACCAAGATGTACAACGACCTGACCGCGCCTATCACCTACCTGATGGGTATGCCCGATGACGTCAGCATCTTGCAGGTGTATAAAGAAATACAGAAGAGCGGCTGCACACTCACCGAACTCTTCAACGACGATGCCAAATTCGAAGCCATCCGCACGGCTTTGGAAGAATTGTCGAAGAAACAGTCGCGCATCAAGCCCAAATTCCTGATGTCGAGCGCATACAAAATATGCCTGATGCCACAGCGCTATATGCCCGACGGAGAAGTACTGCAAGAAATGGTTGACTATGACAATTCACCCACATTGCGCGGCACACCCAAGGGACTCGACGTACTCGCTTCCATCGGCATTTCACCTGCAGAGCGCATACTTATCGAAGAACTCAAAGAGCAGCAGAACTGGAACATGTTCACCAGCAACCTGGAACGCATGAAGACCCGCATGGGAGAGATTGACTGGGACCAAACAGTGGCAAACAAATGGATTGCTTCGCTGAAGGATGTCAACAGCAAGAATAAAAAATATCCCAACTTCATGCAGACACCACAATGGGAGAAGAAAAACCTGAACACGGCACTTGCCTCATGGGCAGAACTCAAGCACGATGCCATCCTCTATGCCAAACAACCCATGGCTGCCGAGTGTGGCGGCGGCGGACCTCCCGACCCCATCGTGAAGGGCTATGTGGAGCCCAACATCGCCTACTGGACCAAAGCGATTGAACTCATTGATGCCACGATGGACGTACTGAAACGCTTTGGCCTCGAAACAGAGAAAGGTACCACTGCGGCTGCCGACTTGCGCGAACAAGCCGAATTCCTGCTCAACTGCAGCATGAAAGAACTTGCAGGACATAAACTCACTGAACAGGAATACAACCAGATAAGAGTGATTGGTTCTACTTTCGAATATATCACGCTGAACCTCGTTACAGAACCTGATGAATTCCTGTCGGAATGGAGCGAAGTGAACGGCGCTGACAAGTCGATAGCCGTCGTGGCAGATGTCTATACGGCGAATGGCCTTAACAACCCAAACAAGTCTGTCCTCTATGAAGCAGTCGGTCCTGCCCACGAGATTTATGTGGTAGTGGAAATCGACGGCTACCTCTACCTCACGCGCGGTGCCGTATTCTCCTATCGTGAGTTCCAGGAAGATGTTGCCGCTCCGCGTACCACAGACGAGGAATGGCAGAAGAGTCTGGAAACACAGCCCGACAAGGGTATTCCCAACTGGATGAAGGAAATCATCGTACCTTTGGAGAAAGAGAGCCTCGACAACGAGTATATTTTCTACAGTTCAGGATGCTAA
- a CDS encoding IS30 family transposase: MKYKQLTSQQRYTIQNGLKQGLTKKMIAALIEVNESTLYREIHRNGGAKVYNAEKAQREADRRKTRLQKPRRFTHALKREVISLLQKKWSPEQICGYIKRQGRECVSHETIYAFIRTDRKCGGMLWKLCRHAMKKRRKTDKGKRIPIKDRVSIDLRPEEADGTRFGDWEMDTIVGKDGKGALVTLYERRTGYGMVKRLPDGKEAKGVEEAVYRMLIPYKKQVLTITTDNGTEFARHSQLAKKLSTKIFFAHPYSSWEKGGVENYNKLVRQYIPKGTNLEQYTDKYLMEVQKQINSRPRKKLNFNNPKNEFYKLLD; the protein is encoded by the coding sequence ATGAAATATAAACAGCTAACCTCGCAGCAAAGGTACACAATCCAGAACGGATTAAAGCAAGGATTGACCAAAAAGATGATCGCCGCCCTCATAGAGGTGAACGAAAGCACCCTTTACAGGGAAATCCATCGAAATGGCGGTGCCAAGGTTTATAATGCAGAAAAGGCACAGCGCGAAGCAGACCGCCGCAAGACGCGTCTTCAGAAACCGCGAAGATTCACACACGCCCTTAAGCGGGAAGTCATAAGTCTGCTGCAAAAGAAATGGTCGCCCGAACAGATATGCGGGTATATAAAGAGACAAGGGCGCGAATGCGTCTCCCATGAAACAATATACGCATTCATCAGAACCGACAGGAAGTGCGGAGGGATGCTTTGGAAACTCTGCCGTCACGCAATGAAGAAGCGACGGAAGACAGACAAGGGAAAACGGATTCCCATAAAAGACCGCGTGAGTATAGACCTTAGGCCGGAAGAGGCAGACGGCACGCGTTTCGGAGATTGGGAAATGGACACCATAGTCGGTAAGGATGGGAAAGGAGCGCTAGTTACACTCTACGAGAGACGTACTGGATATGGGATGGTCAAAAGGCTGCCTGATGGAAAAGAGGCAAAAGGCGTGGAAGAAGCAGTATACAGAATGTTGATTCCTTACAAGAAACAAGTACTCACTATTACTACAGATAATGGAACAGAGTTCGCCAGGCATAGTCAATTGGCAAAGAAACTCTCCACGAAAATCTTTTTTGCACACCCTTATAGCTCATGGGAAAAGGGAGGTGTAGAAAACTACAACAAACTCGTCAGACAATATATACCTAAGGGAACGAATTTAGAACAATACACAGACAAATATCTTATGGAAGTACAAAAGCAAATTAACAGCAGACCAAGAAAAAAACTCAACTTTAATAACCCAAAAAACGAATTTTACAAACTTTTAGACTAA